Within Candidatus Cetobacterium colombiensis, the genomic segment AATACTGTTTTTAATGTAACTGCTGATAGATTAACTTATTTTCCAACATTACAAACAATCTTAGATACATCTAAAACTTTAATAAAGTTTGACCCTACTAAATGTATTCCTACAAAAGTAGAAGCAGACTTTTTTATCTATTCTGAGGAAATCAAAGTTATTGTTTTTTTAGCTATTAGAGAAATAAACTCCAAAGATAATAAAATAATTTGTTGTCCAGTTTCTTTTATGGTCGATAGAACTGATAAATTTCAAAAAAATAAACAAAAACATATACAAATAAAAACATTAAAAAAGGAGAGCGGTATAGACTAAACCTCTCTCCTTTTTCTGTACTTAAAACTTAATAAAGCTATATTTTGTTTCATTTATATTTTAACATCTTTTTCAATTTTTAGTTATTTTTATTTTTAAAATATTATCATCTTTCTTATCAAAAGTTATATCTTTAATTTTAAAATCATATTTTTTTAATTTTTCATCTATCTCTTGAGACAGTTTTCTAACTAATATTTCCAGTTTTAAATTTAGCAAATAATCACCTCCAATTAATAAATTTAGTTACTATATTAGTATAACATTTTTTGTACTTTTCCTTCAAATTTTAATTTTTTTTAAAGTTCGCCCGGCGAACTTTTGAAAAGTCTTGACTTTTCAAACTTACAAAAGTT encodes:
- a CDS encoding PBECR4 domain-containing protein, with protein sequence MPEQFLNTTKKVSKNKIDLKLFYSFYRDYICPYRYIYTLETGEIIEIKFEKNNFPHLLGLHKFKKVAAIDKAEEILAGIFEETITTKILKETDNTVFNVTADRLTYFPTLQTILDTSKTLIKFDPTKCIPTKVEADFFIYSEEIKVIVFLAIREINSKDNKIICCPVSFMVDRTDKFQKNKQKHIQIKTLKKESGID